The following DNA comes from Mucilaginibacter jinjuensis.
TTTGACGGATACATATAGAATACCCCTTATTACCCGTTAATAAGCTTTAGTGCAACCTATTTCTCATCATGCATTCTGTTAAATGTTTTTAAGAACCCAATTAAATACAATGTTTACAGTTAATTGTAAACATTTATTGCTACTAAGCTGCTTTGCCCTATCCTGGTTAAATACGCCTGCCCAAAAGCCTGCCCATCCTGTTAAACCCACAAATAGTAATACTGCAATTGGCGATTCGGCATCATCCCAAATATTTATCCTGAAGAATGGGGTTAATGAGATTGATCATCCAAATGCAGACCATAACCCACGCAAGGCATGGGTAAGGTCGGCCATTATTCCGGGATGGGGGCAGATCTACAACAAGCAATACTGGAAAGTGCCCTTAATATACGCAGGTTTCGCATTGTTGGGCAGGGCGATAGTGGTAAACAACAACGACTATAATTTATACGTGAACGAGGCTTTTGCCCGCAGAGATGGTAAAAAGGGTAATCCTGTTTTTAAAGGTAATTCAGCCTCGGCTAACGATTTTTTTCAATACGCCAGTAACAGCAATCGTAACGTGCAGATCAGCATATTCGGTATCATCGGTGTTTGGGGGCTTAATTGTATCGATGCCTATATCAGCGCTAAGTTTATTCATTCTTATTCAGTTGATAATAACCTAAGTTTCAGGCTTGGTACCGATGTAATATCACAACCTATGTACGCAGTAAATACTACGCCTTACCCGGTGCCTGCGTTGAAGTTAAGTATGGGTTTTTGAAAGACAAATTAGAGACACAAGGTATTGTGTCTCTACAGAGGAAAACAAGAAAGGGGTGATTATTGATCACCCCTTTCTTGTTAATATTTCCGTAGCGGCACAATACTTTGTGTCGCCTTGTGTTTTAATTTATCTGCCTCGCTGCTCTTCACCATTCCGCGGATCGGGTTTGGTTTTCAGCAGGTAATCATAAGGAGGCTCAACACCCATCAGGTTTTTCACAAAATAATCCCAGCGACGGCGCATCATATACGGGCCGTAGGTGCCGTAACCATGCGGGCTGTTAGGGAATATTACCAGGTCGAAGCTTTTGTTGGCTTTTTCCAGTGCTTCGGCTACCAATAAGGTGTTTTGCGGAGGCACGTTATTATCCATTAAACCGTGGGCCAGCATCAGTTTACCTTTCAGGTTTTTAGCGTAGTTCTGGTTGGCTTGTGCTTCGTAGTTTGATACACCATCGGCATTGTTAATCAGCAGGCCATCATAACGTTCGCCCCAATCGTCCTCGTAGTTACGGTTATCGTGGTTGCCCGATTCTGAGATACCAACCTTAAAAAAATCAGGGTAGCGAAACATGGCAGTAGCGGTAGCAAAACCACCACCCGAATGGCCCCAGATACCCACACGTGTGGTATCCATATAGCCATATTTAGCGGCCAGTTGTTTAATACCGGTGATTTGGTCCGGGATCGTATTTTCGGCCATGTTACCATAGCTCATATCGTGGAATGCTTTTGAGCGCCATGGGTTGCTTGTGCCTTCTAATACCACAACCACAAAACCTAATTCGGCCAAAGCCTGGTTATCGCCGCGTGCTGATGCAAACGACCAGCTACCCACGCTACCGCCTTGCGGACCGGGATATATATAGTCGATAACCGGGTATTTCTTATTTGGATCGAGGTGTGTTGGCGTAAACATTAAGCCGTAAAGATCGGTCTTGCCGTCGTGCGCTTTAATGCTGAAAGGCATAACCGGTTTCCAGCCAGTGGCTACCAGGCGGCTAATGTCTTGCTTTTCTAAAGTGCTGATCAATTTGCCGTCAATGGTGCGCAATACGCTAACCGCAGGTACATCCGGTTTAGAGTAGCTATCAACAAAATAATTACCTGATGGTGATAAGGTAACCTGGTGATTACCTTCTTCAGGGGTTAAGGTTGTAATTTTTTTACCATCAAAGCTCGCTTTGCAAAGCTGGGTAAAATATGGGTTTACAGCCTCGCGGCCGTCTGCCAAAAAGTATACTTCGCGTTTTTTCTCATCAACTTTAAGTAGTTTGGTAATCATCCAATCGCCTTTGGTGATCTGGTTTTTAAGCTTGCCGGTTTTGGCATCGTATAAATACAGGTGCCCCCAGTTGTCGCGTTCAGAATACCAGATAATTTCATTGCTTTTGGCCAGGTAACGCCAGTTAACACCACCCTGGCCAGATTCAAACTGTGTGGACACGGTTTCTTCGAACACTTCGCGCACTGCACCGGTTGCAGCATCGGCAATGCGGACTTTCTCCTGCTTATGATCGCGTGAGGTTGATACAAAAGCCAGTTGTGTGGCATCGGTATTCCAATCCACATCGTTTAAAACACCGCCGCTCGAAATATCATCGCTCAAAGTACTTCTATGCGGATCGGCCGGAACCTGTAACTCAATTACCTTCGGCTCATCAACATTAATAATAACACGTTTAATGGTGGCAATTTCTTTATCGCCCGGTAGCGGATATTTCCATGCTTTAAGGGTTGGGTGGCCTACGTTAGTAGTCACCAAATACATGTCGCCAACGTTACGCTCATCTTGTTTAAAAGTGGCAATCTTCTTAGAATCCGGCGACCATAACAGTATCGCCGCATCGCTTGATTGCCAGCCCGCATTATCAGTAGCGTAACCGAAGTTTTTAATACCATCTGTAGTTAATTGCGTTTGTTTGTTGGTGACTATATCGCGTACCCAAAGGTTATAATCTTTAATAAAGGCTGCTTTCTTTCCATCGGGAGATAATGATTCAGGCGTTTTGCCTCTGCCGCTACGGCCACCGCCTGCGTTTGCCAGTTTTGAGCTATCTGCGGTAACTGTGCCGCTTTGTGTATCATATTTCCATTGCTTGCCATTTGCTGTAAAAACAAATGATTTCCCGTCTGCCGCGTAAGTAACGGTTTGGAATGGCAGCAGGTTAGCTGTATATTTTTTACCACTTGCTGCCGATAATGCGTCGGCCAGTTTTTGTTGATCAAATGCTGCAGTGCGGCTGCCATTTGCCGGGTTTATTAATATAAATTCGCTGCCTTGTGTGGTTAAATTGCGGTACCAGAATTTATCGCCGGGCAACCAGTTAGGGCGCACCGGGCCGTTGTTAACCAAAGGTTCGGTGTTGTAAGTAAGCATGCTTTCGGCACGCGCATAGTCTGCGGCCGTTAACGGGGCTCCCTGCTGGGCATGTGCCGTTAATACTACTGCCGATGAGAGGGCAGCCAATAAAAATTTATTCATCGTTGAAAAGTTCAATCTGTTTAAAAGCTAATGAGGCTATGCAAATTAACGTTTTTCAATTATAAATATATTATGGCGAACTGGCCGAAAGCGGGAGTGGTATTTTATAAAGTTGTTACAAGAGGTTGTACGTTATACGCGGGACGTTTTACGTTTACCGCCAGATTAAGCTACCTACCGCCAGATTAAGCGTCCACGCTTAATCTATCATTTTAACAGGAGCGTCCACGCTCCTGTTAAAATGATAAATATAATTTCTGTCTGGAGCATGGACGCTCCCTTAAAGATTTGTTTCAAGCGCGGACGCCTGAAACGGCGAATTATGCAACCGCTACTTTTTGAGTTAATAAAGTGAGCTGACCATAGTGGTATTGCTGATGATTGGTACGACCAATCAGAACGTTTAATTTATTACGCGTAGGTTCCAGTGCAAAGTCTTCTTCCGAAACCCGGGTGTGCCTGCTCATCCAGTCTTGTGTTTGCATTTTGTCGAAATGTGCGGCAAGCGTAGTGTTTAGCGTTTCCCAGCGTTGCTTTAGTTCAGCAATGGTTAAGGTATCTGGCTCTGTCTTGTCTGGTGTTCTCAGAAAGGTTGTTACCAATTCGGGATAAAGGGGTTCGCCTAAATCAAACATAGGTAGCATGCTATCATTAGATGCAATTAAATGCCCCAGTAAATAAATGGCCCTGTTGCGTCCCGGTGCTACTTCGTTCAAATAATAAGCATCTTCATACTTGCTGAAAAAGTTGCTTATAACCTTGCTGTTTGCAGCCCAGGCGGTAATAACCTGTTTTATAATTTGTGCTGTGAAATCAGTTTCCATTGCGATGTTTTTTATGGCCGCAATGTTAAAGCTAATAAATCAATATATTTAAGTTTATTGATTTATTGAATTGACTATGACAAACTCATAAAGGAGGTGATTTTTTAACGTAAATATATTGTGTTACAACCTGTATTTGTAATGCAGCGGTTTTGTTTGTTGGGGTTTATCGTTATTATTGTTATAGAATTGTTCCCCCGCGATTGATGAAGAAGTATTGGCTGATTTTTGTACTGTTTTTGTGGCAAAGTGTGTTTGTAATACAGTTAAATGCCAAAAACAAGTCTAAGTCAGGCAACTACGTTTCGCCGCAAAAAACTATCGACAGCATTAATAAGGCAGCGAGGTTAAGCTATTTGGCTAACCCCGGCAAAGCCCGTGATATGGCCCAAAACGCACTGCTGCTTTCTAAACAATACAATTACCAGGACGGTATAGCGCAAAGTTTTTTAAACATGGGTATTACTTATTGGGCACAATCCTATTACCCCATCAGCCTATTTTACCTTAATGCTGCCTTACGTACTTTTGATAAAAATAACCACGAATGGCGGTCTGATTGCTACCGCAGTATTGGCCGTGATTATGTAGACCTGAAGAAATACCAGCAGGGCCTCACCTATATTAACCTGGCTTTAAAAGAAGCTGGTAGCATGATGAAAGAACGGGAGCGGGCACTAAACGAACGTTCATTT
Coding sequences within:
- a CDS encoding S9 family peptidase, whose amino-acid sequence is MNKFLLAALSSAVVLTAHAQQGAPLTAADYARAESMLTYNTEPLVNNGPVRPNWLPGDKFWYRNLTTQGSEFILINPANGSRTAAFDQQKLADALSAASGKKYTANLLPFQTVTYAADGKSFVFTANGKQWKYDTQSGTVTADSSKLANAGGGRSGRGKTPESLSPDGKKAAFIKDYNLWVRDIVTNKQTQLTTDGIKNFGYATDNAGWQSSDAAILLWSPDSKKIATFKQDERNVGDMYLVTTNVGHPTLKAWKYPLPGDKEIATIKRVIINVDEPKVIELQVPADPHRSTLSDDISSGGVLNDVDWNTDATQLAFVSTSRDHKQEKVRIADAATGAVREVFEETVSTQFESGQGGVNWRYLAKSNEIIWYSERDNWGHLYLYDAKTGKLKNQITKGDWMITKLLKVDEKKREVYFLADGREAVNPYFTQLCKASFDGKKITTLTPEEGNHQVTLSPSGNYFVDSYSKPDVPAVSVLRTIDGKLISTLEKQDISRLVATGWKPVMPFSIKAHDGKTDLYGLMFTPTHLDPNKKYPVIDYIYPGPQGGSVGSWSFASARGDNQALAELGFVVVVLEGTSNPWRSKAFHDMSYGNMAENTIPDQITGIKQLAAKYGYMDTTRVGIWGHSGGGFATATAMFRYPDFFKVGISESGNHDNRNYEDDWGERYDGLLINNADGVSNYEAQANQNYAKNLKGKLMLAHGLMDNNVPPQNTLLVAEALEKANKSFDLVIFPNSPHGYGTYGPYMMRRRWDYFVKNLMGVEPPYDYLLKTKPDPRNGEEQRGR
- a CDS encoding DinB family protein, with product METDFTAQIIKQVITAWAANSKVISNFFSKYEDAYYLNEVAPGRNRAIYLLGHLIASNDSMLPMFDLGEPLYPELVTTFLRTPDKTEPDTLTIAELKQRWETLNTTLAAHFDKMQTQDWMSRHTRVSEEDFALEPTRNKLNVLIGRTNHQQYHYGQLTLLTQKVAVA
- a CDS encoding DUF5683 domain-containing protein; translation: MFTVNCKHLLLLSCFALSWLNTPAQKPAHPVKPTNSNTAIGDSASSQIFILKNGVNEIDHPNADHNPRKAWVRSAIIPGWGQIYNKQYWKVPLIYAGFALLGRAIVVNNNDYNLYVNEAFARRDGKKGNPVFKGNSASANDFFQYASNSNRNVQISIFGIIGVWGLNCIDAYISAKFIHSYSVDNNLSFRLGTDVISQPMYAVNTTPYPVPALKLSMGF